In a single window of the Deinococcus reticulitermitis genome:
- a CDS encoding DUF5682 family protein, whose translation MAVTPQLTLLPIRHHGPGSARSLLAALDAHPPATLLIEGPADADPLLPFLARPELVPPIAFMAHVQGQPEHSVFYPLADFSPEWAAIRWAQARGVPVAFMDLPASVTLAQRGAEEAEEGASTDADPDAAEDTGAQAPDPVRADPLALLAQAAGYSDFERWWDALVESRGDGEPVFTAIAEVMAAVREEGDSHTGARDVLREAQMRQRVREALKQGSVAVVCGAWHAPALSAEVLEREKKADPARLRGLPKVKVNLTLTPWTHGRLTQASGYGAGIASPGWYQHLFHTPEHVSASWLTRSARLLRERGLDASSAQVIDAVRLADALAALRGRQLAGLGELTDATRAVFAWDSDTPLRLLSEELFVGETLGQVPPGVPAVPLAQDLAATLARLRLRQEATTREVTLDLREDSGLQKSQLFHRLSLLDIPWAREGYAGGSGTFKEAWTLRWEPEYAVRLTVASRYGNTLVRAANTAAISRARRAPDLAALSDLLELTRLAGLPDAALFTLRRLDARAADADTAALLGALPALARLARYGDVRSRGGDDLTPVFRTLLARAAAGLPNAAHALNEAAARTLQEQVSGADAAVRLLDDPEASGEWVTALHALDAPGTAPLLRGDAVARLRDRGILEPDAVRARLADALAPGGDVLAVGAWLDGFLGDGGTTLLHDPAALALLDGWVASLGPEAFELILPALRRSFSRIAPPSRRRLGEDLRGLEREVAAAVDDELGMLPVPLALRLLGVQ comes from the coding sequence ATGGCGGTGACTCCCCAGCTCACCCTCCTCCCCATCCGCCACCACGGCCCCGGCAGCGCGCGCAGCCTACTCGCCGCCCTGGACGCCCACCCGCCCGCCACGCTGCTGATTGAGGGGCCGGCCGACGCCGACCCTCTGCTGCCCTTCCTCGCGCGTCCGGAACTCGTGCCGCCGATTGCTTTCATGGCGCACGTGCAGGGGCAGCCGGAGCACTCGGTCTTTTATCCGCTCGCCGATTTCAGCCCCGAGTGGGCGGCGATTCGCTGGGCACAGGCGCGCGGCGTGCCGGTGGCCTTCATGGACCTGCCCGCCAGCGTGACCCTGGCGCAGCGCGGGGCCGAGGAAGCTGAAGAAGGGGCCTCCACCGACGCCGACCCGGACGCTGCCGAAGACACCGGAGCCCAGGCCCCCGACCCCGTGCGCGCCGATCCCCTCGCGCTGCTGGCCCAGGCGGCGGGCTACAGCGACTTCGAGCGCTGGTGGGACGCCCTCGTCGAGTCGCGCGGTGACGGCGAGCCGGTCTTCACGGCGATTGCCGAGGTCATGGCCGCCGTGCGTGAGGAAGGCGATTCCCACACCGGGGCGCGCGACGTGCTGCGCGAGGCCCAGATGCGCCAGCGCGTCCGCGAAGCGCTCAAACAGGGCTCGGTGGCGGTGGTGTGCGGCGCCTGGCACGCGCCTGCCCTGAGCGCCGAGGTGCTGGAACGCGAGAAGAAGGCCGACCCGGCGCGGCTCAGGGGTCTGCCCAAGGTCAAGGTGAACCTCACCCTGACCCCCTGGACACACGGGCGGCTGACCCAGGCGAGCGGCTACGGCGCAGGTATCGCCTCACCCGGCTGGTATCAGCACCTCTTCCACACCCCGGAGCACGTCAGCGCGAGCTGGCTGACCCGCTCGGCGCGGCTGCTGCGGGAACGCGGGCTGGACGCGTCGAGTGCCCAGGTCATCGACGCGGTGCGGCTCGCCGACGCGCTCGCCGCGCTGCGGGGCCGGCAACTGGCGGGCCTGGGCGAACTGACCGACGCCACCCGCGCCGTCTTCGCCTGGGACAGCGACACGCCGCTGCGTCTGCTCTCGGAAGAACTGTTCGTGGGTGAGACGCTCGGGCAGGTGCCGCCTGGGGTACCCGCCGTGCCGCTCGCGCAGGATCTCGCGGCGACGCTGGCCCGGCTGCGGCTGCGCCAGGAGGCGACCACCCGCGAGGTCACGCTCGATCTGCGGGAAGACAGCGGCCTGCAAAAATCGCAGCTCTTTCACCGCCTGAGCCTGCTGGACATCCCCTGGGCGCGCGAAGGGTATGCGGGGGGCAGCGGCACCTTCAAGGAGGCCTGGACCCTGCGCTGGGAGCCGGAATACGCGGTGCGCCTGACGGTGGCGAGCCGCTACGGCAACACCCTGGTCCGCGCGGCCAACACGGCGGCGATCTCGCGTGCCCGCCGCGCTCCGGACCTCGCCGCCCTCTCGGACCTCCTCGAACTCACCCGCCTCGCAGGCCTGCCGGACGCCGCCCTCTTCACCCTGCGCCGACTGGACGCGCGGGCCGCCGACGCGGATACGGCGGCGCTGCTCGGTGCCCTGCCTGCGCTCGCCCGCCTCGCCCGCTACGGGGACGTGCGCTCGCGGGGGGGAGACGACCTCACCCCGGTCTTCCGCACCCTGCTCGCCCGCGCCGCTGCCGGGCTGCCCAACGCCGCGCACGCCCTAAATGAGGCGGCGGCCCGCACCCTTCAGGAGCAGGTTTCCGGCGCCGACGCCGCCGTGCGGTTGCTGGACGACCCCGAAGCGAGCGGCGAATGGGTGACGGCGCTGCACGCGCTCGACGCGCCCGGCACTGCGCCCCTGCTGCGCGGTGACGCAGTGGCGCGGCTGCGCGACCGGGGCATCCTGGAACCGGACGCGGTGCGCGCGCGGCTCGCGGACGCGCTGGCGCCGGGCGGTGACGTGCTGGCGGTGGGGGCGTGGCTCGACGGCTTCCTCGGCGACGGCGGCACCACCCTGCTGCACGACCCGGCGGCCCTGGCACTGCTCGACGGCTGGGTGGCGTCCCTCGGTCCGGAAGCGTTCGAACTCATCCTGCCGGCCCTGCGGCGCTCGTTTTCACGCATCGCACCGCCCTCGCGCCGCC